Proteins from a genomic interval of Arthrobacter sp. CAN_C5:
- a CDS encoding DUF4386 domain-containing protein: MNRTSLYSSKTNVLQRPMNFTTWSPRTAAIVAGLGLAIMAVLAGFANFGAIVPLIARGDPDQTALNISGAPLLFFVGVGGFFIVALLDIIVAGAMYTLFKPVNRRVSAAAAWMRSVYAVLLVVALSQLLIGFSLLGDPEAALPVLESFNTIWVISQGLFGISLLLVGYLAFRSGFVPKVFGILLAIAGIGYLADAVGMAFIPDFSAVFAQFMFVGEVVIIFWLLIAGRRLPAN; the protein is encoded by the coding sequence GTGAACCGCACTTCGCTCTACTCGAGCAAGACCAACGTCCTGCAACGCCCGATGAACTTCACCACCTGGTCGCCACGAACTGCGGCGATTGTGGCAGGACTCGGACTCGCGATCATGGCGGTGCTTGCTGGTTTCGCGAACTTTGGCGCGATTGTCCCCTTGATCGCACGCGGTGACCCCGACCAGACCGCGCTTAACATCTCCGGCGCCCCACTGCTGTTCTTCGTGGGTGTCGGCGGCTTTTTCATCGTGGCCCTGCTCGACATCATCGTGGCGGGGGCAATGTACACACTGTTCAAACCGGTGAACCGTCGGGTCTCGGCGGCGGCCGCCTGGATGAGATCCGTTTACGCGGTCTTGTTAGTGGTTGCCCTCAGTCAACTCTTGATCGGGTTCTCGCTCCTCGGCGATCCCGAAGCCGCCCTCCCGGTGCTGGAGTCGTTCAACACCATCTGGGTCATCAGCCAGGGCCTGTTCGGCATCTCCCTCCTGCTCGTCGGCTATCTGGCCTTCCGATCGGGTTTCGTGCCAAAGGTCTTCGGTATTCTGCTCGCCATCGCAGGCATCGGATACCTGGCCGATGCCGTCGGTATGGCCTTCATTCCGGACTTCTCCGCCGTTTTCGCCCAGTTCATGTTTGTGGGTGAGGTTGTGATCATCTTCTGGCTGCTCATCGCAGGCCGCCGACTCCCAGCCAACTGA
- a CDS encoding TetR/AcrR family transcriptional regulator C-terminal domain-containing protein has protein sequence MTRRSSNTGPASRGRLNRELVLSAAIALADDSGIESLTMRRLGEELGVEAMSLYNHVANKEDLFNAMVDAVFDEIELPLHSDDWKTAIRKRSVSFRDTLSRHPWATALKDSGTSPGPATLRHHDRVIGTLRNGGFSLTMAAHAVSALDSYIYGFAMQEKNLPFHTEEETAAMAHVMLAQLPVNEHPYLAELTAEHVLQPGYSYGDEFPLGLELLLDGLEGWPERRPRDRQPSGVLIKSGR, from the coding sequence ATGACGAGGCGATCGAGCAATACTGGCCCAGCTTCACGCGGCCGCCTGAACCGGGAGCTAGTGCTGAGCGCAGCAATCGCGCTTGCCGATGACTCGGGTATCGAATCATTGACGATGCGCAGGCTCGGGGAAGAACTCGGGGTGGAGGCGATGTCGCTTTACAACCACGTCGCTAATAAGGAAGACCTGTTCAACGCCATGGTCGATGCCGTGTTCGACGAGATCGAACTGCCCTTGCACAGTGACGATTGGAAGACGGCGATACGCAAGCGATCGGTCTCGTTCCGCGACACGCTGTCACGCCACCCTTGGGCCACCGCATTGAAGGACTCCGGGACCAGCCCGGGGCCAGCCACCCTCCGGCATCATGACCGTGTCATCGGCACGCTCCGGAACGGCGGGTTTTCTTTGACTATGGCAGCCCATGCGGTCTCGGCATTAGATAGTTACATCTACGGATTCGCGATGCAGGAGAAGAACCTGCCGTTTCACACTGAGGAAGAGACGGCTGCGATGGCGCACGTCATGCTCGCCCAACTTCCCGTCAACGAGCACCCGTATCTCGCCGAGCTGACGGCGGAGCATGTACTTCAGCCGGGCTATTCCTATGGCGACGAGTTCCCGCTCGGCCTCGAGCTCCTCCTCGACGGCCTCGAAGGATGGCCCGAACGACGCCCCCGGGATCGGCAGCCATCAGGAGTGTTGATCAAGAGCGGCCGATGA
- a CDS encoding TraM recognition domain-containing protein — translation MPSQEGAGSAAPQTTALTVALAEAMEQRAERLGGRMDVFALMALDELANVARRAGLLDQFSHCGSRRIIVMVVLQSWSQGVQLWNEDNMRKICQRPTSRVCGGGVTKDGFLRALSDLIGDYSYTTVSRSNGKNGASRSRQEWKERIFDVSNLAARDRGRAVVLASGAPATLLKTRPLLNGKHKEAVEASIALNAPARKDDPPENSRIYAANGDK, via the coding sequence GTGCCGTCCCAGGAAGGTGCCGGAAGCGCTGCGCCGCAGACGACGGCTCTCACCGTGGCCCTGGCAGAAGCTATGGAACAACGCGCCGAACGGCTCGGCGGTCGGATGGACGTTTTCGCGTTGATGGCGTTGGACGAGCTAGCGAACGTGGCCCGGCGGGCTGGCCTCCTCGATCAGTTCAGCCACTGCGGCTCTCGCAGGATCATCGTCATGGTGGTCTTGCAGTCCTGGTCACAGGGTGTGCAACTCTGGAACGAGGACAACATGCGCAAAATCTGTCAGCGGCCAACGTCAAGGGTGTGCGGCGGCGGTGTAACCAAAGATGGTTTTTTGCGTGCTCTCTCTGACCTGATTGGCGATTACAGCTACACCACTGTTTCGCGCTCCAACGGTAAGAACGGTGCGAGCCGCTCACGGCAAGAATGGAAGGAGCGAATTTTTGATGTGTCGAACCTTGCAGCACGCGACCGTGGCCGCGCAGTGGTGCTGGCTTCCGGCGCTCCCGCGACACTGCTCAAAACCCGGCCCTTGCTCAATGGCAAACACAAAGAGGCCGTAGAAGCCTCGATAGCCCTGAACGCGCCGGCCCGTAAAGATGATCCACCAGAGAATTCCCGGATCTATGCCGCGAATGGAGATAAGTAG
- a CDS encoding MFS transporter codes for MSILQQPSATRRWFALALIATAQFMVIMDTSIIGVALPKMQEDLGFSQENLSWVFNAYVVALGGLLLLGGRLSDLFGARRIFATGWIILLIGSVVAGAAGTVSVELAGRAIQGLGSALIAPSALTLLMMLFGGEPKQLTKALAIYGAAAPAGGTAGVFLGGLITEYASWPWVFYINIPIAVLAVALTPALMPAGKAGKGSVDFLGAITVTAGIGAAVFAIVRAPEVGWGSAETWLILAGAVVLLGIFLGLQARLKDPLMRLGIFRTSNLGAANIAQVLLGAAWIPMWFFLNLYLQQVLGYSAFPSGAALLPMTIVIMIGMIVLAPRMMNRFGPKNMIVTGLAVLAVGMGWLSLIRPDGSFWVDVLPASLVAALGMSLAFIPSLGTAISSARPEEGGLAAGIVNTSYQVGSALGLAAMTAVAAGFGADQLGDPAALTNGFSSAFIGAAVIALAGAILAALTLRTPGHHRISESESPAASAQK; via the coding sequence ATGTCTATTCTGCAGCAGCCGTCGGCTACACGCAGATGGTTCGCCCTCGCACTGATAGCCACCGCACAGTTCATGGTCATCATGGACACCTCAATCATCGGCGTGGCCTTGCCCAAGATGCAGGAGGACCTCGGTTTCTCCCAGGAAAACCTGTCCTGGGTCTTCAACGCCTACGTCGTCGCCCTCGGTGGGCTGCTGTTACTTGGCGGCCGACTTTCAGATCTATTCGGTGCACGACGAATCTTCGCCACAGGGTGGATAATTCTGCTCATCGGTTCCGTGGTCGCCGGCGCCGCGGGCACTGTATCCGTTGAACTCGCAGGCCGTGCCATTCAGGGCCTCGGATCGGCCTTAATCGCACCTTCCGCGCTCACTTTGCTAATGATGCTCTTCGGCGGAGAGCCGAAACAGCTTACGAAAGCATTGGCCATCTACGGCGCGGCGGCACCGGCGGGCGGAACTGCAGGAGTATTTCTTGGTGGACTCATCACTGAATACGCCTCCTGGCCGTGGGTCTTCTACATCAATATCCCCATCGCGGTCCTGGCCGTGGCGCTGACTCCAGCTCTGATGCCTGCGGGCAAGGCCGGTAAAGGATCCGTGGACTTCCTGGGAGCAATCACCGTTACCGCCGGAATCGGAGCCGCGGTCTTCGCCATCGTTCGCGCACCCGAGGTGGGTTGGGGATCAGCCGAAACCTGGCTCATCCTGGCCGGCGCCGTCGTACTGCTCGGTATCTTCCTGGGTCTCCAAGCACGGCTGAAAGACCCCCTGATGCGGCTCGGAATTTTCCGCACCTCCAATCTCGGCGCAGCAAATATAGCTCAGGTGCTCCTCGGCGCGGCGTGGATCCCCATGTGGTTCTTCCTCAACCTGTACCTACAGCAGGTCCTTGGCTATAGCGCTTTCCCCAGCGGCGCAGCACTACTGCCGATGACAATCGTGATCATGATCGGAATGATTGTCCTCGCACCACGGATGATGAACCGCTTTGGACCAAAGAACATGATTGTAACCGGCCTCGCCGTCCTGGCCGTGGGAATGGGATGGCTCTCCCTGATCCGCCCGGACGGATCCTTCTGGGTTGACGTGCTGCCAGCCTCGCTAGTTGCAGCCCTCGGCATGTCTCTGGCATTCATACCATCGCTGGGAACGGCAATCTCCAGCGCGCGGCCTGAGGAAGGCGGACTCGCTGCAGGCATCGTGAACACCAGTTATCAGGTGGGCTCGGCACTTGGACTAGCGGCCATGACCGCGGTCGCAGCCGGTTTCGGCGCTGACCAGCTCGGTGACCCCGCAGCCCTAACCAATGGATTCTCCTCGGCGTTCATCGGTGCAGCCGTCATCGCCCTGGCCGGCGCCATCCTCGCCGCGCTGACACTGCGCACCCCGGGACACCACAGAATCAGCGAATCCGAATCCCCCGCTGCATCCGCCCAAAAATAG
- a CDS encoding dihydroxyacetone kinase subunit DhaK, whose product MVACCGDRLLPFAAADELTEQLIIPLVDSLGLKSGQPVIAIVNGLGGTYPLGLSIIARRMHEVLHGRGITVARSLVGS is encoded by the coding sequence GTGGTCGCCTGTTGTGGTGATCGGCTGCTCCCGTTCGCCGCTGCTGACGAGCTCACCGAACAGCTCATCATTCCGCTTGTCGACTCGCTCGGCCTGAAAAGCGGGCAACCGGTCATTGCCATCGTCAACGGTCTTGGCGGGACTTACCCATTAGGGCTGTCCATTATCGCCCGCCGCATGCACGAGGTTCTCCATGGCCGCGGCATCACCGTCGCCCGATCGCTCGTCGGCTCCTGA
- a CDS encoding DoxX family membrane protein translates to MAPLITLLTVTVLLRTAGAIGIKPLQSLHTSLRGGLVAMFTLTGLAHFNGMRGELVALVPPALPNPALLVTVTGVLELLGAAGLLHRRTAPWAAGGLALLLVAIFPANVYAALAELMVNGAPATALLPRTLIQLVFIAATIAVVLPYARTLIHRRSAPTRAGLPTRNL, encoded by the coding sequence ATGGCACCACTCATTACACTCTTGACCGTTACCGTCCTGCTGCGTACCGCTGGTGCTATAGGGATCAAACCGCTCCAGTCGTTGCACACCAGCCTGCGAGGCGGCTTGGTGGCCATGTTCACCCTCACCGGGTTGGCCCACTTCAATGGCATGCGCGGGGAACTCGTGGCATTGGTGCCGCCCGCCTTGCCCAATCCCGCACTGTTGGTCACAGTGACGGGTGTGCTGGAACTGCTTGGAGCCGCCGGCCTCCTCCACCGTCGGACGGCACCGTGGGCCGCCGGTGGACTGGCCTTGCTTCTTGTGGCCATCTTCCCGGCGAACGTCTACGCCGCACTGGCCGAACTTATGGTCAACGGGGCTCCCGCCACGGCGCTCCTGCCGCGGACGCTCATACAGCTGGTATTCATCGCCGCCACGATTGCCGTGGTGCTCCCCTACGCCAGGACGCTAATCCACCGTCGATCGGCGCCCACCCGGGCAGGTCTGCCCACCAGGAACCTATGA